The following coding sequences are from one Scylla paramamosain isolate STU-SP2022 chromosome 21, ASM3559412v1, whole genome shotgun sequence window:
- the LOC135110944 gene encoding uncharacterized protein LOC135110944 isoform X2 yields the protein MKQEKREKSTECEMARCRPVSMSTLAVVVLILCLMSWGHFLFLYDAGTGSLLHPTQILPAPLTNMLITATHPSARDTPPRATPSHSNAANTRPVAHSSDSNNPPSATNIASHDTAFHIDATNVPTNSRNDNSKATNSPFQTKKEQSNATNTYSKIKGNFSKTSNTPSKTKINQPKATNIHSKIEQEQTKDTNTPSRIGKGQSNATNTHSKIKKQPWKGTYSPSKNKKEQNEAANTNANTSMNSTSHPHRASISSASSRSPAESGSQCSEQYQEEGTMRRVVLWTPFWHKWDGWKGMLRDHGALREGRCAIWRCEFLLGTEVTTEQIKEAYAIIFFSLDVKAQPLPPRFPHTLWIWLELESPIISIAATKSWSQFEASGVFFNLTMSYHHLNHIVALAGELVPLSTPQHCPISSSYFFNTSSPTYTSYNHHMDQFESWLRERGVVADEKLRAERSRRHGSLIYRAKDNTTLTQPRSNDQGEKKVQGNETSVMEEGSLTLTPEEIALATRPRVAVWMASHCPTDSRREDMVAELQGFMAVTTVGKCGKLKCGKNHMDDYCYQWLAASHLFYLSFENALCDDYITEKMWTPMKHGMVPVVYGGANYHHILPFDSYIDVSNFSSLAALANHLLYLATHPAAYLRHLQWRRYWQVRRLVPWCDLCTAIHRQTHPARATLDQWWNTTATCYAPPRWRKASAAGNSSGSA from the exons ATGaaacaggagaagagagagaagtcgACTGAGTGTGAAATGGCGCGTTGCAGGCCAGTTTCAATGTCTACgttagcggtggtggtgctgatccTCTGTCTCATGTCATGGggtcatttcctcttcctgtacGATGCCGGGACAGGTTCCTTGCTCCACCCGACTCAAATCCTCCCCGCACCACTGACGAACATGCTTATCACAGCCACTCACCCAAGCGCCAGAGACACCCCTCCTAGAGCCACTCCTAGTCACTCTAACGCTGCAAACACTCGTCCGGTAGCTCACTCCAGCGACTCTAACAATCCCCCGAGCGCCACAAACATTGCTTCCCATGACACTGCTTTCCACATCGACGCCACAAACGTTCCCACCAACTCCAGGAATGACAACAGTAAAGCCACAAACTCTCCCTTCCAGACCAAGAAAGAGCAGAGTAATGCCACAAACACTTACTCCAAAATCAAAGGGAACTTTAGTAAAACCTCAAACACTCCCTCCAAAACAAAGATCAACCAACCTAAGGCCACAAACATTCACTCAAAAATTGAACAAGAACAAACCAAAGACACAAATACTCCTTCCAGAATCGGAAAAGGGCAAAGTAATGCCACAAACACTCATTCCAAAATAAAGAAGCAGCCATGGAAAGGCACCTACAGTCCTtctaaaaacaaaaaggaacaaaatGAAGCCGCAAATACTAACGCCAACACCTCCATGAACAGCACGAGTCATCCGCACAGGGCTTCCATTTCCTCAG CGTCTTCACGGTCTCCCGCGGAATCTGGCTCCCAGTGCAGTGAGCAGTACCAGGAGGAAGGCACGATGCGGCGAGTGGTGCTGTGGACGCCCTTCTGGCACAAGTGGGACGGGTGGAAGGGAATGCTTCGCGACCACGGGGCCTTGAGGGAAGGTCGCTGCGCCATCTGGAG GTGTGAGTTTCTGCTGGGCACGGAGGTCACGACGGAGCAGATAAAGGAAGCGTACGCAATCATCTTCTTCAGCCTGGATGTGAAGGCGCAACCTTTACCTCCACGCTTCCCTCACACCCTATGGATCTGGCTGGAGTTAGAG TCGCCAATCATCAGCATCGCCGCAACAAAGTCGTGGAGTCAGTTCGAGGCTTCGGGCGTGTTCTTCAACCTCACAATGTCCTACCACCACCTCAATCACATCGTGGCCCTCGCCGGAGAGCTCGTGCCTCTGTCCACTCCCCAGCATTGCCCAATCTCCTCCAGCTACTTCTTCAACACCTCTTCCCCAACCTACACTTCCTACAATCACCACATGGATCAGTTCGAGTCTTGGTTGCGTGAGAGGGGAGTGGTTGCTGATGAGAAATTGCGTGCCGAGCGAAGCAGACGTCACGGCAGTTTGATCTATCGGGCTAAGGACAACACCACACTGACTCAGCCGCGATCAAATGACCAAGGCGAGAAGAAAGTCCAAGGTAACGAGACTTCTGTGATGGAAGAAGGCAGCCTGACACTGACACCTGAGGAGATTGCGCTGGCGACACGACCAAGAGTGGCGGTGTGGATGGCTAGCCACTGCCCTACGGACTCTCGGCGGGAGGATATGGTGGCGGAGCTGCAGGGCTTCATGGCTGTCACCACGGTGGGCAAATGTGGTAAGTTGAAGTGCGGCAAGAACCACATGGACGACTATTGTTACCAGTGGCTAGCAGCGTCACACCTTTTCTATTTGTCCTTCGAGAACGCCTTGTGCGATGATTACATCACCGAGAAGATGTGGACGCCAATGAAGCACGGTATGGTACCGGTAGTCTATGGTGGAGCCAATTACCACCACATTCTGCCCTTCGATTCCTACATTGACGTGTCCAACTTCTCCAGCCTTGCAGCCCTCGCCAACCACCTGCTGTATCTAGCCACCCACCCTGCCGCCTACCTGAGACACCTGCAGTGGCGGCGGTACTGGCAGGTGCGTAGACTGGTGCCCTGGTGTGACCTGTGCACTGCCATTCACCGCCAAACTCACCCCGCCCGCGCCACGTTGGACCAGTGGTggaacaccaccgccacctgctACGCACCTCCCCGCTGGCGAAAAGCGAGCGCAGCGGGGAACTCCAGCGGGTCGGCATGA
- the LOC135110944 gene encoding uncharacterized protein LOC135110944 isoform X1 — translation MKQEKREKSTECEMARCRPVSMSTLAVVVLILCLMSWGHFLFLYDAGTGSLLHPTQILPAPLTNMLITATHPSARDTPPRATPSHSNAANTRPVAHSSDSNNPPSATNIASHDTAFHIDATNVPTNSRNDNSKATNSPFQTKKEQSNATNTYSKIKGNFSKTSNTPSKTKINQPKATNIHSKIEQEQTKDTNTPSRIGKGQSNATNTHSKIKKQPWKGTYSPSKNKKEQNEAANTNANTSMNSTSHPHRASISSDHFSLPAASSRSPAESGSQCSEQYQEEGTMRRVVLWTPFWHKWDGWKGMLRDHGALREGRCAIWRCEFLLGTEVTTEQIKEAYAIIFFSLDVKAQPLPPRFPHTLWIWLELESPIISIAATKSWSQFEASGVFFNLTMSYHHLNHIVALAGELVPLSTPQHCPISSSYFFNTSSPTYTSYNHHMDQFESWLRERGVVADEKLRAERSRRHGSLIYRAKDNTTLTQPRSNDQGEKKVQGNETSVMEEGSLTLTPEEIALATRPRVAVWMASHCPTDSRREDMVAELQGFMAVTTVGKCGKLKCGKNHMDDYCYQWLAASHLFYLSFENALCDDYITEKMWTPMKHGMVPVVYGGANYHHILPFDSYIDVSNFSSLAALANHLLYLATHPAAYLRHLQWRRYWQVRRLVPWCDLCTAIHRQTHPARATLDQWWNTTATCYAPPRWRKASAAGNSSGSA, via the exons ATGaaacaggagaagagagagaagtcgACTGAGTGTGAAATGGCGCGTTGCAGGCCAGTTTCAATGTCTACgttagcggtggtggtgctgatccTCTGTCTCATGTCATGGggtcatttcctcttcctgtacGATGCCGGGACAGGTTCCTTGCTCCACCCGACTCAAATCCTCCCCGCACCACTGACGAACATGCTTATCACAGCCACTCACCCAAGCGCCAGAGACACCCCTCCTAGAGCCACTCCTAGTCACTCTAACGCTGCAAACACTCGTCCGGTAGCTCACTCCAGCGACTCTAACAATCCCCCGAGCGCCACAAACATTGCTTCCCATGACACTGCTTTCCACATCGACGCCACAAACGTTCCCACCAACTCCAGGAATGACAACAGTAAAGCCACAAACTCTCCCTTCCAGACCAAGAAAGAGCAGAGTAATGCCACAAACACTTACTCCAAAATCAAAGGGAACTTTAGTAAAACCTCAAACACTCCCTCCAAAACAAAGATCAACCAACCTAAGGCCACAAACATTCACTCAAAAATTGAACAAGAACAAACCAAAGACACAAATACTCCTTCCAGAATCGGAAAAGGGCAAAGTAATGCCACAAACACTCATTCCAAAATAAAGAAGCAGCCATGGAAAGGCACCTACAGTCCTtctaaaaacaaaaaggaacaaaatGAAGCCGCAAATACTAACGCCAACACCTCCATGAACAGCACGAGTCATCCGCACAGGGCTTCCATTTCCTCAG ATCACTTCTCCTTGCCTGCAGCGTCTTCACGGTCTCCCGCGGAATCTGGCTCCCAGTGCAGTGAGCAGTACCAGGAGGAAGGCACGATGCGGCGAGTGGTGCTGTGGACGCCCTTCTGGCACAAGTGGGACGGGTGGAAGGGAATGCTTCGCGACCACGGGGCCTTGAGGGAAGGTCGCTGCGCCATCTGGAG GTGTGAGTTTCTGCTGGGCACGGAGGTCACGACGGAGCAGATAAAGGAAGCGTACGCAATCATCTTCTTCAGCCTGGATGTGAAGGCGCAACCTTTACCTCCACGCTTCCCTCACACCCTATGGATCTGGCTGGAGTTAGAG TCGCCAATCATCAGCATCGCCGCAACAAAGTCGTGGAGTCAGTTCGAGGCTTCGGGCGTGTTCTTCAACCTCACAATGTCCTACCACCACCTCAATCACATCGTGGCCCTCGCCGGAGAGCTCGTGCCTCTGTCCACTCCCCAGCATTGCCCAATCTCCTCCAGCTACTTCTTCAACACCTCTTCCCCAACCTACACTTCCTACAATCACCACATGGATCAGTTCGAGTCTTGGTTGCGTGAGAGGGGAGTGGTTGCTGATGAGAAATTGCGTGCCGAGCGAAGCAGACGTCACGGCAGTTTGATCTATCGGGCTAAGGACAACACCACACTGACTCAGCCGCGATCAAATGACCAAGGCGAGAAGAAAGTCCAAGGTAACGAGACTTCTGTGATGGAAGAAGGCAGCCTGACACTGACACCTGAGGAGATTGCGCTGGCGACACGACCAAGAGTGGCGGTGTGGATGGCTAGCCACTGCCCTACGGACTCTCGGCGGGAGGATATGGTGGCGGAGCTGCAGGGCTTCATGGCTGTCACCACGGTGGGCAAATGTGGTAAGTTGAAGTGCGGCAAGAACCACATGGACGACTATTGTTACCAGTGGCTAGCAGCGTCACACCTTTTCTATTTGTCCTTCGAGAACGCCTTGTGCGATGATTACATCACCGAGAAGATGTGGACGCCAATGAAGCACGGTATGGTACCGGTAGTCTATGGTGGAGCCAATTACCACCACATTCTGCCCTTCGATTCCTACATTGACGTGTCCAACTTCTCCAGCCTTGCAGCCCTCGCCAACCACCTGCTGTATCTAGCCACCCACCCTGCCGCCTACCTGAGACACCTGCAGTGGCGGCGGTACTGGCAGGTGCGTAGACTGGTGCCCTGGTGTGACCTGTGCACTGCCATTCACCGCCAAACTCACCCCGCCCGCGCCACGTTGGACCAGTGGTggaacaccaccgccacctgctACGCACCTCCCCGCTGGCGAAAAGCGAGCGCAGCGGGGAACTCCAGCGGGTCGGCATGA